A part of Nesterenkonia lutea genomic DNA contains:
- a CDS encoding alpha/beta fold hydrolase, which yields MSRPSEPSVALTMRRVHAGGHAVDVRGTFAPQRPPIVLVHGIGMSAEYFLPFAEVMAATHDVYAVDLPGYGGTPNPARALTVAELGGIVTEIVVALGLDAPVLIGHSMGCQIVAHAVADHPELSAGYVLVGPTVDPRARSLPRQGLRLLKDSTSEPLSSNTVIFRNYLRMGPLRYLRTARYMLADHTEDTIRRCPIPGLVIRGELDPIASAPWVRELVRLAPNAALLEVPGGPHALQHNQPEQLAAACMPFLTSLARRRPDASTEARNT from the coding sequence GTGTCCCGGCCCAGTGAACCTTCTGTCGCGCTGACCATGCGTCGCGTGCACGCCGGCGGCCATGCTGTCGATGTGCGCGGGACCTTTGCCCCGCAGCGTCCGCCGATCGTGCTGGTGCATGGCATCGGCATGTCCGCAGAGTACTTCCTGCCCTTCGCCGAGGTGATGGCGGCCACCCATGATGTCTACGCAGTGGACCTGCCGGGCTACGGAGGAACGCCCAATCCGGCCCGCGCGCTCACCGTCGCCGAACTCGGCGGGATCGTCACAGAGATCGTCGTCGCGCTGGGACTGGACGCCCCGGTGCTCATCGGCCATTCCATGGGGTGCCAGATTGTGGCCCACGCCGTCGCCGACCATCCGGAGCTGAGCGCGGGATACGTGCTGGTCGGACCGACTGTGGACCCGCGGGCCCGCAGCCTCCCCAGGCAGGGCCTCCGGCTGCTGAAGGACAGCACGAGCGAACCCCTCTCCAGCAACACGGTGATCTTCCGCAACTACCTGCGGATGGGTCCGCTGCGTTACCTGCGCACTGCCCGGTACATGCTGGCCGATCACACGGAGGACACCATCCGGCGCTGCCCCATCCCCGGCCTGGTCATCCGCGGGGAGCTTGATCCGATCGCATCTGCTCCATGGGTGCGTGAGCTGGTCCGCCTGGCGCCGAACGCGGCCCTCCTGGAGGTCCCCGGGGGTCCTCATGCGCTCCAGCACAATCAGCCCGAGCAGCTCGCGGCAGCGTGCATGCCGTTCTTGACGTCGCTGGCGCGCCGTCGTCCCGATGCGTCCACGGAGGCTCGGAACACATGA
- a CDS encoding MMPL family transporter — MPQRELDVLDEDGASGTRRGRRSARGHVPRWLRVFLPAVLILVWLAGAAVGGPYFGKVSEVSSNDQTTYLPESADATTVQELLGEFNDSDTVPAVVVVTSDTQLSESETTEIEEAVAQLPEVPGVQDDLSPAIPSEDGFAVQAFVPIGSEEDLGAVVEEVSQTLSAELSNVDVFVTGPAGFSADLAAGFAGIDGLLLAVSLAAVFLILIVVYRSLLLPIAVLATSVFALTVSLLTVWWLAEAEILLLSGQTQGILFILVIGAATDYSLLYVARYREALRVHEDRWTASWKGLRGSFEPILASGGTVIAGLLCLLLSDLKSNSTLGPVASIGIVFAMISALTFLPAVLYAFGRAAFWPRRPRFEPEVVAAEGGVPNRGVWARTGRFVARRPRRIWIATTLLLFVGALGLTQLDAQGVPQSELVLGESEAREGQVALGEHFPEGSGSPAYVVTAEDSLQDTADVLLENPGVDGVTAVTEDDAGSAPVDDEGISAYGPGAPAPDPAVVDGSIMLQATLSAPADSAEAQDTVRDLRSTYASAETDVLVGGVTATALDTNEAAIHDRNLIIPIVLVVILVILMVLLRSVLAPVLLVLTTVLSFGTALGVSALVFNGLFDFPGADPTVPLYGFVFLVALGIDYNIFLMTRVREEALAHGTRSGVIRGLTVTGGVITSAGVVLAATFAALSVIPILFLAQIAFIVAFGVLLDTFLVRALLVPALVRDIGPAVWWPSKLAKRTEEESPVPDRA; from the coding sequence ATGCCGCAGCGCGAGTTGGATGTTCTCGACGAGGACGGTGCTTCCGGCACGCGCCGCGGCCGTCGCTCCGCCCGGGGACACGTCCCTCGGTGGCTGCGGGTGTTCCTCCCGGCCGTTCTCATCCTGGTCTGGCTCGCGGGCGCCGCCGTGGGCGGCCCCTACTTCGGGAAGGTCTCGGAGGTCTCCTCCAACGATCAGACGACCTATCTTCCCGAGTCTGCGGACGCGACGACGGTGCAGGAGCTGTTGGGCGAGTTCAATGACTCAGACACCGTCCCCGCGGTCGTCGTCGTCACCTCTGACACGCAGCTCAGCGAGTCTGAGACCACGGAGATCGAGGAGGCCGTCGCACAGCTCCCTGAGGTCCCCGGCGTGCAGGATGACCTCTCTCCGGCCATCCCCTCCGAGGACGGATTCGCCGTGCAGGCCTTCGTCCCGATCGGATCGGAGGAGGATCTCGGAGCCGTCGTCGAGGAGGTGTCGCAGACGCTGAGCGCAGAGCTTTCGAATGTGGACGTCTTCGTCACGGGACCCGCCGGGTTCAGCGCGGATCTCGCCGCCGGGTTCGCCGGCATCGACGGGCTGCTGCTCGCAGTCTCCCTGGCCGCTGTCTTCCTCATCCTGATCGTCGTGTATCGGTCGCTGCTGCTGCCCATCGCGGTGCTTGCGACCAGCGTGTTCGCCCTCACCGTCTCGCTGCTGACCGTCTGGTGGCTGGCCGAGGCGGAGATCCTCCTGCTCAGCGGGCAGACCCAGGGCATCCTGTTCATCCTGGTCATCGGCGCGGCCACCGACTATTCGCTGCTGTACGTCGCGCGCTACCGGGAGGCGCTGCGGGTCCATGAAGACAGATGGACCGCCTCCTGGAAGGGGCTGCGGGGATCATTCGAACCGATCCTTGCCTCCGGAGGCACTGTCATCGCCGGCCTGCTGTGCCTGCTGCTGAGCGACCTCAAGTCGAACAGCACCCTGGGCCCCGTCGCGTCGATCGGCATCGTCTTCGCCATGATCTCCGCGCTGACCTTCCTCCCGGCGGTCCTCTACGCCTTCGGCCGGGCCGCCTTCTGGCCCCGCCGCCCTCGGTTCGAACCCGAGGTCGTCGCCGCTGAAGGCGGAGTGCCGAACCGCGGCGTCTGGGCCCGAACAGGACGATTCGTGGCGCGCCGGCCGCGCCGCATCTGGATCGCCACGACCCTGCTTCTCTTCGTGGGTGCGCTGGGCCTCACTCAGCTCGACGCCCAGGGGGTGCCGCAGTCGGAGCTGGTGCTGGGAGAGTCCGAGGCCCGCGAGGGACAGGTCGCCCTCGGCGAGCACTTCCCGGAGGGCTCGGGCAGTCCCGCATATGTCGTCACGGCGGAGGACTCCCTCCAGGACACCGCCGATGTGCTTCTGGAGAACCCAGGGGTCGACGGCGTCACCGCCGTGACCGAGGACGACGCCGGCTCGGCCCCGGTCGACGACGAGGGCATCAGCGCCTACGGCCCCGGCGCACCTGCTCCGGATCCCGCCGTGGTCGACGGGTCCATCATGCTCCAGGCCACACTGAGCGCGCCGGCAGACTCGGCAGAGGCCCAGGACACCGTCCGTGACCTGCGGAGCACCTATGCCTCAGCGGAGACCGACGTGCTGGTGGGCGGCGTCACCGCCACCGCGCTCGACACCAACGAGGCCGCCATCCATGATCGGAACCTCATCATCCCGATCGTGCTGGTCGTCATCCTGGTCATCCTCATGGTGCTGCTGCGCTCGGTCCTCGCACCGGTCCTGCTGGTCCTGACGACCGTGCTGTCCTTCGGCACAGCCCTGGGCGTCTCGGCCCTGGTGTTCAACGGTCTCTTCGATTTTCCCGGGGCCGATCCCACCGTGCCCCTCTACGGCTTCGTGTTCCTGGTGGCCCTGGGCATCGACTACAACATCTTCCTCATGACACGCGTCAGAGAGGAAGCACTGGCTCACGGGACCCGCTCCGGAGTCATCCGCGGACTGACCGTCACCGGAGGCGTCATCACCTCGGCCGGTGTCGTGCTCGCGGCGACGTTCGCGGCGCTCTCCGTGATCCCCATCCTCTTCCTCGCCCAGATCGCGTTCATCGTGGCCTTCGGCGTGCTCCTGGACACGTTCCTGGTGAGAGCGCTGCTGGTCCCCGCCCTGGTGCGGGACATCGGACCCGCCGTCTGGTGGCCCTCGAAGCTCGCGAAGCGCACGGAGGAAGAATCGCCGGTGCCTGATCGGGCGTGA
- a CDS encoding MarR family winged helix-turn-helix transcriptional regulator translates to MAAPEAGSDSVADHLYEVDAADPQHQLVDRSGVPAEDTAQIGRLMRALSELRAAEERLSEASQQYMKLSQQDMRAIHYLIVADHRGTMVTPGMLAAHLEISAASTTKLLNRLESGGHITREVHHSDRRAFILRVTPETAKTAMDTVGRQQAKRFHSAARLSAGERDVVIGFLQDMTQQLSLEGVDWAKVGEEPAEPR, encoded by the coding sequence ATGGCAGCACCAGAAGCAGGGTCCGATTCCGTAGCAGATCACCTGTATGAGGTGGACGCCGCGGACCCGCAGCACCAGCTTGTCGATCGCTCCGGCGTCCCCGCCGAGGACACCGCCCAGATCGGTCGACTCATGCGGGCGCTGTCTGAGCTTCGTGCGGCCGAGGAGCGCCTCTCAGAGGCTTCGCAGCAATACATGAAGCTCAGCCAGCAGGACATGCGAGCGATCCACTATCTGATCGTGGCGGACCACCGCGGGACCATGGTGACCCCGGGCATGCTCGCCGCCCACCTGGAGATCTCCGCGGCATCGACCACCAAGCTCCTCAATCGCCTGGAGAGCGGCGGCCACATCACCCGGGAAGTGCATCACTCCGATCGTCGCGCCTTCATCCTGCGGGTGACGCCAGAGACCGCGAAGACCGCGATGGACACGGTCGGGCGTCAACAGGCCAAGCGGTTCCATTCGGCAGCACGGCTGAGCGCGGGCGAGCGAGATGTCGTGATCGGATTTCTCCAGGACATGACGCAGCAGCTCTCACTGGAGGGTGTTGACTGGGCGAAGGTGGGCGAGGAGCCCGCTGAACCCCGCTGA
- a CDS encoding IS481 family transposase has protein sequence MSHANAALTPRHRLKVAQLVIDRGVPISEVAARFQCAWPTVKRWADRYAAGEPMADRSSRPDRMPAKTPPAVTKRIVSLRLRKRVGPVQLAAATGVAPSTAHRVLTRCGLHRLAHVDRATGEPVRRYEHAAPGDLLHVDVKKLGNIPDGGGWRFVGRSQGGRNRAATLGKPKNQYRNPKMGYAFVHTVIDDHSRVAYAEVHDDETAATATAVLKRAVTWFAERGVTTRRVLSDNGSAYVSHLWRDTCIELGIRHCRTRPRRPQTNGKIERFHRTLADGWGYARCYTSETQRRDDLAGWLHEYNHHRPHTACGNKAPITRLINLSGQYT, from the coding sequence ATGTCCCACGCTAACGCTGCTCTGACTCCGCGTCACCGCCTGAAGGTCGCCCAGCTGGTCATCGATCGAGGCGTCCCGATCTCCGAAGTCGCGGCACGGTTTCAATGCGCCTGGCCGACCGTGAAGCGCTGGGCGGACCGGTACGCAGCCGGGGAGCCGATGGCCGATCGCTCCAGCCGTCCAGACCGCATGCCGGCAAAGACCCCGCCTGCGGTGACGAAGCGGATCGTGTCGCTGCGGCTTCGTAAGCGGGTCGGTCCGGTCCAGCTCGCCGCCGCGACCGGGGTCGCTCCCTCGACCGCTCACCGGGTGCTGACTCGGTGCGGGCTGCATCGGCTCGCCCATGTGGACCGGGCCACCGGTGAGCCCGTTCGCCGCTACGAACACGCTGCACCCGGGGATCTGCTCCACGTAGATGTCAAGAAGCTCGGCAACATCCCCGACGGCGGCGGCTGGCGCTTCGTAGGTCGCTCCCAGGGTGGACGGAACCGGGCCGCGACCCTGGGAAAGCCGAAGAATCAGTATCGCAACCCCAAAATGGGGTACGCCTTCGTGCATACGGTGATCGATGACCACTCCCGGGTGGCCTACGCCGAGGTCCACGATGACGAGACCGCCGCCACGGCCACCGCGGTGCTGAAACGGGCCGTGACGTGGTTCGCCGAGCGCGGGGTCACCACCCGAAGGGTTCTCTCAGACAACGGTTCGGCCTACGTCTCACACCTGTGGCGAGACACATGTATCGAACTCGGCATCCGGCACTGCCGGACTCGGCCTCGCCGGCCACAGACCAACGGCAAGATCGAACGATTCCATCGCACCCTGGCTGATGGGTGGGGTTATGCGCGTTGTTATACCAGCGAGACACAGCGCCGGGATGACCTTGCGGGATGGCTCCACGAATATAATCATCACCGGCCCCACACCGCCTGCGGGAACAAGGCTCCCATCACCAGATTGATTAACCTGTCAGGTCAGTACACCTAG
- a CDS encoding PadR family transcriptional regulator, with protein MTGTPHSHARGIFGDFPPAMGGSPGDIWEALDQLRGAFKPRAAPRASRGDVRTAVLTLLAERSMHGYQIINEIEQRSGGAWKPSPGSVYPTLQLLADEGLIQAEEEGGRKTYSLTPEGRAAAAATSTDQMPAQWQGGEPRGHSVRSLSKAGMELAQAAAQVGRSGTPEQIKQAEKELDQVRRRLYSILAQD; from the coding sequence ATGACTGGAACACCCCACTCACACGCACGAGGCATCTTCGGCGATTTTCCGCCAGCGATGGGCGGATCCCCAGGCGATATCTGGGAGGCGCTGGACCAGCTGCGTGGCGCCTTCAAGCCGAGAGCGGCCCCGCGAGCCAGCCGCGGCGACGTTCGCACAGCGGTTCTCACTCTGCTGGCCGAGCGGTCTATGCACGGCTATCAGATCATCAATGAGATCGAGCAGCGCAGCGGCGGAGCCTGGAAGCCCAGCCCGGGCTCGGTGTACCCGACCCTGCAGCTCTTGGCCGATGAAGGACTGATCCAGGCCGAAGAAGAGGGCGGCCGCAAGACGTATTCGCTGACTCCGGAAGGCCGTGCGGCAGCAGCTGCGACCTCGACGGATCAGATGCCTGCCCAGTGGCAAGGCGGTGAGCCTCGCGGCCACTCAGTGCGAAGCTTGTCCAAGGCCGGCATGGAACTGGCTCAGGCGGCGGCACAGGTCGGCCGTTCCGGGACCCCTGAACAGATCAAGCAGGCGGAGAAGGAGCTGGACCAGGTGCGCCGCAGGCTGTATTCCATCCTCGCCCAGGACTGA
- a CDS encoding ABC1 kinase family protein: MSLSSKTLRTRYRRILRFAALHLVQVWWFELILPRIGLARFAASGRARRMRRFAERFHVLAVDLGGLMIKVGQFLSSRLDVLPPEITKELEGLQDEVSPVAFSAIRTVAEQELGVSLDHAYSSVDPNPLAAASLGQAHRAEPGAEDAELAGFAGAVVKIQRPGIGEIVDVDLAALRRVGRWLSHIRVVSNRVDAPALVEEFAVTSLEEVDYLHEAANAERFTANFSGDARVSAPAVMWERTTRRVLTLEDVTAIKINDVKRLRAAGIDPSEVATQFANVMFDQIFVHGFFHADPHPGNIFVTPASPDQALLPGVAQRPSWRLTFIDFGMMGEIPDTLRDGLRGVFIAAASRDGKSLVDGIQRVGVLLPSAETTELEEAMTQLFARFGGMGFAELKEVDPREFREFAREFGELVRSLPFQLPENFLLMLRTVSLISGVCSTLDPRFNIWDAVEPYAQQLIRDQRGPAVQDAAHKAADTVAVALRLPGRLSDVADRIEDGHISVRTPDLDRRVAALERVGRRIISAILFTGLLVTGTLLRTEDGLIGPTLMGVSLLPLLHAVLPSRRVRN; the protein is encoded by the coding sequence GTGAGCCTTTCGTCCAAGACGCTGCGCACTCGGTACCGTCGCATCCTTCGCTTCGCTGCTCTTCACCTGGTCCAGGTGTGGTGGTTCGAGCTGATTCTGCCGCGCATCGGTCTGGCCCGATTCGCAGCTTCGGGACGTGCACGACGCATGCGGCGCTTCGCCGAACGCTTCCACGTGCTTGCCGTCGATCTCGGCGGGCTGATGATCAAGGTCGGTCAGTTCCTGTCGTCCCGCCTGGACGTGCTTCCTCCTGAGATCACCAAAGAGCTGGAAGGACTGCAGGACGAGGTGAGCCCCGTGGCCTTCTCCGCCATCAGGACCGTGGCGGAGCAGGAACTCGGAGTCTCGCTGGATCACGCATATTCTTCCGTCGACCCGAACCCGCTGGCCGCCGCCTCACTGGGCCAGGCGCATCGCGCTGAACCGGGGGCGGAAGACGCTGAGCTGGCGGGCTTCGCCGGGGCAGTCGTGAAGATCCAGCGCCCAGGCATCGGCGAGATCGTCGACGTCGATCTGGCGGCCCTGCGACGGGTGGGTCGCTGGTTGTCCCATATCCGAGTGGTGAGCAACCGGGTGGATGCGCCAGCGCTCGTGGAGGAGTTCGCCGTGACCAGCCTGGAGGAAGTGGATTACCTTCACGAGGCCGCCAACGCTGAACGGTTCACCGCGAACTTCTCTGGGGACGCGCGGGTCTCTGCTCCGGCTGTGATGTGGGAACGCACCACGCGGCGGGTGCTCACTCTGGAGGACGTCACCGCGATCAAGATCAACGATGTGAAGAGGCTCAGAGCCGCAGGAATCGACCCCTCCGAGGTCGCCACCCAGTTTGCGAACGTGATGTTCGATCAGATCTTCGTCCATGGGTTCTTCCATGCGGACCCGCATCCGGGAAACATCTTCGTCACGCCAGCCTCCCCCGACCAGGCGCTCCTTCCAGGGGTCGCTCAGCGACCCTCCTGGCGCCTGACGTTCATCGATTTCGGGATGATGGGCGAGATCCCGGATACTCTGCGCGACGGGCTGCGCGGGGTGTTCATCGCCGCGGCCTCTCGCGACGGCAAGAGCCTGGTCGACGGGATCCAGCGGGTCGGGGTGCTGCTTCCCTCGGCCGAGACCACCGAACTCGAAGAAGCCATGACGCAGCTCTTCGCCCGATTCGGCGGCATGGGCTTCGCGGAACTGAAGGAGGTCGACCCGCGCGAATTCCGGGAGTTCGCGAGAGAGTTCGGCGAGCTGGTCCGTTCGCTGCCGTTCCAGCTGCCCGAGAACTTCCTGCTGATGCTGCGCACGGTCTCCCTGATCTCGGGCGTGTGCAGCACCCTGGACCCCCGGTTCAACATCTGGGACGCCGTGGAGCCCTACGCGCAGCAGCTGATCCGCGACCAGCGCGGGCCGGCGGTCCAGGACGCGGCGCACAAGGCAGCGGACACAGTCGCTGTGGCGCTGCGGCTGCCGGGCCGGCTCTCTGACGTGGCCGACCGCATTGAAGACGGGCACATTTCGGTGCGCACCCCGGATCTCGACCGGCGGGTCGCAGCTCTGGAGCGCGTGGGTCGACGGATCATCTCGGCGATCCTGTTCACCGGGCTGCTGGTCACGGGCACACTGCTGCGAACAGAGGACGGTCTCATCGGTCCCACACTGATGGGGGTCTCCCTCCTTCCGCTGCTGCACGCGGTCCTGCCGTCGCGGAGAGTGCGGAACTAG
- a CDS encoding IS481 family transposase, whose amino-acid sequence MSHANAALTPRHRLKVAQLVIDRGVPISEVAARFQCAWPTVKRWADRYAAGEPMADRSSRPDRMPAKTPPAVTKRIVSLRLRKRVGPVQLAAATGVAPSTAHRVLTRCGLHRLAHVDRATGEPVRRYEHAAPGDLLHVDVKKLGNIPDGGGWRFVGRSQGGRNRAATLGKPKNQYRNPKMGYAFVHTVIDDHSRVAYAEVHDDETAATATAVLKRAVTWFAERGVTTRRVLSDNGSAYVSHLWRDTCIELGIRHCRTRPRRPQTNGKIERFHRTLADGWGYARCYTSETQRRDDLAGWLHEYNHHRPHTACGNKAPITRLINLSGQYN is encoded by the coding sequence ATGTCCCACGCTAACGCTGCTCTGACTCCGCGTCACCGCCTGAAGGTCGCCCAGCTGGTCATCGATCGAGGCGTCCCGATCTCCGAAGTCGCGGCACGGTTTCAATGCGCCTGGCCGACCGTGAAGCGCTGGGCGGACCGGTACGCAGCCGGGGAGCCGATGGCCGATCGCTCCAGCCGTCCAGACCGCATGCCGGCAAAGACCCCGCCTGCGGTGACGAAGCGGATCGTGTCGCTGCGGCTTCGTAAGCGGGTCGGTCCGGTCCAGCTCGCCGCCGCGACCGGGGTCGCTCCCTCGACCGCTCACCGGGTGCTGACTCGGTGCGGGCTGCATCGGCTCGCCCATGTGGACCGGGCCACCGGTGAGCCCGTTCGCCGCTACGAACACGCTGCACCCGGGGATCTGCTCCACGTAGATGTCAAGAAGCTCGGCAACATCCCCGACGGCGGCGGCTGGCGCTTCGTAGGTCGCTCCCAGGGTGGACGGAACCGGGCCGCGACCCTGGGAAAGCCGAAGAATCAGTATCGCAACCCCAAAATGGGGTACGCCTTCGTGCATACGGTGATCGATGACCACTCCCGGGTGGCCTACGCCGAGGTCCACGATGACGAGACCGCCGCCACGGCCACCGCGGTGCTGAAACGGGCCGTGACGTGGTTCGCCGAGCGCGGGGTCACCACCCGAAGGGTTCTCTCAGACAACGGTTCGGCCTACGTCTCACACCTGTGGCGAGACACATGTATCGAACTCGGCATCCGGCACTGCCGGACTCGGCCTCGCCGGCCACAGACCAACGGCAAGATCGAACGATTCCATCGCACCCTGGCTGATGGGTGGGGTTATGCGCGTTGTTATACCAGCGAGACACAGCGCCGGGATGACCTTGCGGGATGGCTCCACGAATATAATCATCACCGGCCCCACACCGCCTGCGGGAACAAGGCTCCCATCACCAGATTGATTAACCTGTCAGGTCAGTACAACTAG
- a CDS encoding iron-containing redox enzyme family protein, which produces MLSPRGRGALSEAVLTAMRAGKTSRLAEAPQPDGAEDAQLALWVLYEQHYQGFEDVAGELEWDPHLITVRRGLEQEFERTLRARTPEAPSPENFAEKFFSFVAEHDGPSVAAHVQRKATEDQVRELLRHRSIYHLKESDHTTWVIPRLSDRVKAAVMELQFDEYGDGDPSRLHAHLFRRGLQDSGLDSGYGAYIDEAPLEVLEENNAMSLFGLNRRLRAASLGFLAAFEATSSGPSRRMAGGLERLGFPASMIGYYTEHVEADAVHEQLAVRTICGALLEEEPDLHDDVYFGAWTSLDLEDRYAERMLKQWAA; this is translated from the coding sequence ATGTTGAGTCCACGGGGCCGAGGTGCCCTCAGTGAAGCCGTCTTGACGGCGATGCGCGCCGGGAAGACGTCCCGCCTGGCCGAGGCGCCACAGCCGGACGGCGCCGAGGATGCGCAGCTCGCCTTGTGGGTCCTGTACGAGCAGCACTACCAGGGCTTCGAGGATGTCGCGGGGGAGTTGGAGTGGGATCCGCACCTGATCACCGTGCGGCGGGGCCTCGAGCAGGAGTTTGAGCGGACTCTGCGGGCCCGGACGCCTGAGGCGCCGAGTCCGGAGAACTTCGCTGAGAAGTTCTTCTCCTTCGTGGCCGAGCACGACGGGCCTTCGGTGGCGGCCCATGTCCAGCGCAAGGCGACCGAGGATCAGGTGCGCGAGCTGCTCCGACACCGTTCGATCTACCACCTGAAGGAGTCGGATCACACGACGTGGGTGATCCCCCGTCTGTCCGATCGGGTGAAAGCCGCCGTCATGGAGCTGCAGTTCGACGAATACGGCGATGGTGACCCCAGTCGTCTCCACGCCCACCTCTTCCGTCGTGGGCTGCAGGACAGCGGCCTGGACTCTGGCTACGGCGCCTATATCGACGAGGCGCCGCTGGAGGTCCTCGAGGAGAACAACGCGATGTCCCTGTTCGGCCTCAACCGCCGGCTGCGCGCCGCGTCCCTGGGATTCCTGGCCGCATTCGAGGCGACCAGCTCGGGTCCGTCTCGGCGGATGGCCGGAGGCCTGGAGCGGCTCGGATTCCCGGCGTCCATGATCGGCTACTACACCGAGCACGTCGAGGCGGACGCGGTGCACGAACAGCTCGCGGTGCGCACCATCTGCGGAGCCTTGCTGGAGGAGGAGCCGGACCTGCACGACGATGTCTATTTCGGCGCCTGGACATCTTTGGACCTCGAAGACCGCTACGCGGAGAGGATGCTGAAACAGTGGGCCGCATGA
- a CDS encoding CDGSH iron-sulfur domain-containing protein, with protein MNENPEPGHPDVIFCPGGPMLLRGDHLVQDEAGNEHRTTRPVSAVCRCGGSKIKPWCDGTHKAMHKRSRD; from the coding sequence ATGAACGAGAATCCAGAGCCTGGCCACCCCGATGTGATCTTCTGTCCCGGTGGGCCGATGCTGCTTCGCGGTGATCACCTGGTTCAGGACGAGGCTGGCAACGAACATCGGACGACACGCCCGGTCAGCGCCGTCTGCCGCTGCGGCGGGTCCAAGATCAAACCCTGGTGCGATGGCACGCACAAGGCCATGCACAAGCGCTCCCGCGACTGA
- a CDS encoding methyltransferase: MKQLTFRGLAISFDDRVLEPRPWTEAQSAWAAELLIEAPPGPVLELCAGVGHIGLGAMRDSDRRLVMVDVNPVAEQFAQENAAANGLGSEVEFRLSRIDTALAAEERFSLIVADPPWVRSAETSMFPEDPILAIDGGDDGLVLARTCVDLMDRHLSAGGSGLLQLGNTAQAETIAGYAAEALSGSVRVVETRVFERGVLVRMTR, from the coding sequence ATGAAGCAGCTGACCTTTCGCGGGCTCGCCATCTCGTTCGACGACCGAGTGCTCGAGCCGAGGCCATGGACCGAAGCTCAGTCTGCGTGGGCGGCTGAGCTGCTCATCGAAGCGCCGCCGGGCCCGGTGCTGGAGCTCTGTGCCGGCGTCGGGCACATCGGACTGGGCGCCATGCGCGACTCGGACCGTCGCCTCGTCATGGTGGACGTCAACCCGGTCGCAGAACAGTTCGCCCAGGAGAATGCCGCCGCCAATGGTCTGGGATCCGAGGTCGAGTTCCGGCTGAGCCGGATCGACACCGCACTGGCAGCCGAGGAGCGGTTCAGCCTGATCGTCGCAGATCCGCCCTGGGTTCGTTCAGCGGAGACCTCGATGTTCCCGGAGGACCCGATCCTCGCCATCGATGGCGGTGACGACGGGCTCGTTCTCGCGCGCACCTGTGTGGACCTCATGGACCGCCATCTCTCCGCAGGCGGTTCCGGGCTCCTCCAGCTCGGGAACACCGCACAGGCAGAGACGATCGCGGGCTATGCCGCAGAAGCGCTGTCCGGCTCCGTCAGGGTCGTCGAAACCCGCGTCTTCGAACGTGGCGTGCTGGTGCGGATGACGCGCTGA
- a CDS encoding TetR/AcrR family transcriptional regulator C-terminal domain-containing protein, producing the protein MDASPSSDAGDEVAGETAEADHVFARPVKPGRVTTDLSQAAIVQACIKLLDEQGSNALTMRKVAGKLGVHATSLYWYVKRREDLIDLSLDEILRTAVERSATPGSWREEISETATQMHNALASHPWAPGFAATRPLLGPNALEIFRRIVTSLASTGAPAETQTQAAATISDFILGSATAAASAHAAGLDTPTSPLAQLVTRQAARAGSPLPGATHWEPSFDFGIDVLLDGLALRLEIA; encoded by the coding sequence ATGGATGCTTCACCCTCTTCAGATGCCGGCGATGAGGTCGCAGGAGAGACTGCTGAGGCCGACCACGTCTTTGCCCGCCCGGTAAAGCCTGGCCGCGTCACGACCGATCTGTCGCAGGCGGCCATCGTTCAGGCGTGCATCAAGCTCCTGGATGAACAGGGGTCCAACGCCCTGACGATGCGAAAGGTCGCTGGAAAACTCGGCGTACACGCCACGAGCCTCTATTGGTACGTCAAGCGCCGCGAGGACCTGATCGATCTGTCGCTGGACGAGATTCTCCGCACGGCCGTCGAGCGTTCAGCCACGCCAGGATCCTGGCGCGAGGAGATCTCTGAGACGGCCACCCAGATGCACAACGCTCTCGCATCACACCCGTGGGCACCAGGCTTCGCCGCAACAAGACCCCTGTTGGGCCCCAACGCCCTGGAAATTTTTCGTCGCATAGTGACGTCTCTCGCGTCGACGGGGGCACCCGCAGAGACCCAGACTCAGGCCGCGGCAACCATTTCTGACTTCATTCTCGGAAGCGCGACGGCTGCCGCCAGCGCTCACGCGGCAGGCCTGGATACTCCCACGTCACCCTTGGCCCAGCTGGTCACTCGACAAGCCGCCAGGGCCGGCTCTCCCCTTCCCGGGGCAACCCACTGGGAGCCCTCTTTCGACTTCGGCATCGATGTGCTTCTCGACGGACTCGCGCTCCGCCTCGAAATCGCATGA